The Nitrospira tepida genome includes a window with the following:
- a CDS encoding SDR family NAD(P)-dependent oxidoreductase, producing the protein MKRLDGKVAIITGGNAGIGEAVARAFVREGAAVTLTGRRKEELDRVARDLEQAGGRVLAVAGSVTDETHARETVSHTLRRFGRLDCLVNNAGIGAFGKKLHETDDATWDQLIDVNLTGVFRFTRAAISDMIAGGGGSIINVSSIASLVGIPYGAAYAATKGALDALTRALAAEYAEQNIRCNVVNPGLVDTPMATSLLQDRERAAQVLGEYLLRRPGRPEEIAHMLVYLASDEATWVTGATFAIDGGRTIR; encoded by the coding sequence GTGAAGCGGCTTGACGGCAAGGTCGCGATCATCACCGGCGGCAACGCAGGCATCGGCGAAGCCGTCGCCAGAGCCTTCGTTCGGGAAGGGGCGGCGGTGACGCTTACCGGACGGCGCAAGGAGGAATTGGACCGAGTGGCGCGCGACTTGGAACAGGCGGGCGGGCGCGTATTGGCGGTGGCCGGCTCCGTGACCGACGAGACCCATGCCCGCGAAACGGTCAGCCATACCCTGCGGCGATTCGGACGGCTTGATTGTCTGGTGAACAATGCGGGAATCGGCGCCTTCGGCAAGAAGCTGCATGAAACCGACGACGCCACCTGGGATCAGTTGATCGACGTCAATCTCACCGGAGTGTTTCGTTTCACGAGGGCGGCGATTTCCGACATGATCGCCGGCGGCGGCGGAAGCATCATCAATGTGTCGTCCATTGCAAGCCTGGTCGGCATCCCCTATGGAGCGGCCTACGCGGCCACGAAGGGAGCGCTCGATGCGCTCACGCGGGCACTCGCCGCGGAATATGCGGAGCAGAATATCCGGTGCAATGTGGTGAACCCGGGGCTGGTCGATACACCGATGGCCACGAGTCTCCTTCAGGACAGGGAGCGGGCGGCGCAGGTCCTGGGCGAATACCTGCTGCGGCGGCCAGGCCGGCCGGAAGAGATTGCACATATGTTGGTCTATTTGGCTTCCGACGAAGCCACCTGGGTGACCGGAGCCACCTTCGCGATCGACGGGGGGCGGACGATCAGATGA
- a CDS encoding slipin family protein — MGLTGLVLVLLFFLLIAKLTFNVLPEYERAVIFRLGRLSQGLVGANGPGLVVILPFIDRLVRVSLRTVVMDVPPQDVITKDNVTVKVNAVIYFRVVDPERAVIQVEDYFTATSMMSQTTLRSVLGQAQLDELLSKREEINASLQQIIDQQTEPWGIKVTAVEVKNVDLPQEMQRAIARQAEAERERRAKVIHAEGEFQAAQRLADAARVMSQETAALQLRYLQTLVEIATEKNSTIIFPIPVDTLAPFLKHLPDRNA; from the coding sequence ATGGGGCTTACAGGACTGGTGCTGGTCCTTCTATTCTTTCTGCTCATCGCCAAGCTGACGTTCAATGTCCTGCCGGAGTACGAACGCGCGGTGATTTTCAGGCTCGGGCGTCTCTCCCAGGGTTTGGTCGGCGCCAACGGGCCTGGACTGGTCGTGATCCTGCCCTTTATCGACCGGCTAGTGCGTGTCAGCCTCAGGACCGTGGTCATGGACGTCCCTCCGCAAGACGTCATCACCAAGGACAACGTGACGGTCAAAGTCAACGCCGTCATTTATTTCCGGGTCGTCGATCCGGAACGCGCCGTGATCCAGGTGGAAGATTACTTCACGGCCACGTCCATGATGTCTCAAACCACCCTGCGCAGCGTGTTGGGCCAGGCCCAGCTTGACGAATTGCTGTCCAAGCGCGAGGAGATCAACGCGAGCCTGCAACAAATCATCGACCAACAGACGGAACCCTGGGGCATCAAAGTCACCGCCGTGGAGGTTAAGAACGTCGACCTTCCGCAAGAGATGCAACGGGCGATTGCGCGCCAGGCGGAGGCCGAACGGGAGCGGCGGGCGAAGGTCATTCACGCCGAAGGGGAATTTCAGGCGGCGCAGCGCTTGGCCGATGCGGCCAGAGTCATGAGCCAGGAAACCGCGGCCTTGCAACTGCGGTATCTCCAGACGCTCGTGGAAATCGCGACCGAAAAGAACTCCACCATCATCTTTCCGATCCCCGTCGATACCCTCGCGCCTTTTCTCAAGCACCTGCCGGATCGCAACGCTTAA
- a CDS encoding tRNA (adenine-N1)-methyltransferase: protein MLTLQSGDRIHLVDRKARHYALTLKAGETFQLSGETITHDAIIGRPDGSLVTLARGRRMLAVRPTLGEYVLKMPRGAQVIYPKDLAMITIWADIYPGAKVLEAGTGSGALTMALLRAVGHRGSVVTYEAREDFARTAAANIQRYMGEVPNLRQERRDVYEGIVLHPEEDQFDRLVLDLPEPWRVVPHAVSALRSGGVYLSYVPTVPQVMQTVEALERAAVFGMIQTFETLLRTWNIQGRSVRPDHRMVAHSGFITVARKVEALLEARTGAAGSSDPDQLEADEAATMNQDDEGDQEGEDEP, encoded by the coding sequence ATGCTGACCTTACAGAGCGGCGACCGGATCCATCTGGTGGACCGGAAAGCCCGCCACTACGCCTTGACCCTCAAGGCAGGCGAGACCTTTCAATTGAGCGGCGAAACCATAACGCACGACGCGATCATCGGCCGGCCGGACGGGAGCCTCGTGACTCTCGCGCGAGGCCGCCGCATGCTGGCCGTGCGTCCGACCCTCGGGGAATATGTGTTGAAAATGCCCCGGGGTGCCCAGGTGATCTACCCCAAAGACCTGGCCATGATTACGATCTGGGCCGACATTTACCCCGGCGCCAAGGTCTTGGAAGCCGGCACCGGATCGGGCGCCCTGACGATGGCCCTCCTGCGCGCGGTCGGGCACCGAGGCAGCGTGGTGACCTATGAAGCCCGCGAGGACTTCGCGCGAACCGCGGCCGCCAACATCCAGCGGTACATGGGGGAGGTTCCCAACCTGCGTCAGGAGCGGCGCGATGTCTATGAAGGTATCGTGCTTCATCCCGAAGAGGACCAATTCGACCGGCTGGTATTGGACCTGCCGGAGCCCTGGAGGGTCGTGCCCCATGCCGTATCGGCGCTGCGATCGGGCGGCGTGTATTTGAGTTATGTGCCGACAGTGCCCCAGGTCATGCAGACGGTCGAGGCACTGGAACGGGCCGCCGTGTTCGGCATGATTCAAACCTTCGAGACCCTGTTGCGCACCTGGAACATTCAGGGCCGGAGCGTCCGGCCCGATCATCGTATGGTGGCGCATTCCGGCTTTATCACGGTGGCGCGCAAGGTCGAAGCCCTGTTAGAAGCTCGAACCGGAGCGGCAGGGTCGTCCGATCCGGATCAACTCGAGGCCGACGAGGCGGCGACGATGAACCAGGATGACGAGGGCGACCAAGAGGGGGAGGATGAGCCGTGA
- a CDS encoding NfeD family protein, whose protein sequence is MPYRRPPCRPQTPAGLVPGAGLCLLLLTWVLWFWLLTPGSAIAGSQVVVASYEGVINPVAAEYVRDALDYASAVQAQALILQLDTPGGLDTSMRSIIKDFTASPIPVILYVAPSGGRAASAGVFLTLAAHLAAMAPGTNIGAAHPVAMGGGEMDKTMKEKVENDSAAYIKSLAEQHGRNVKWAEDAVRKSVSATEKEALSLKIIDLVAEDLPALLKAIDGRAVMVGNRKVTLHTAQSSMEPFSMSLRLHILKTLSDPNIAYILMTLGTVGLLAELYNPGAILPGVVGAISLILAFYSFQSLPVNYAGVLLILLGIVFFILEALVVSFGILAIGGVTAMVLGSLMLMKTDAEFLQISWSVIIPVVAAAAGLSLLIVGVGLRALRRKPMTGLEEMIGLVGEARTTVAPRGQIVIHGELWDAVSEVPLQPGDAAEVTRVEGLRLHVKPVLRRKEA, encoded by the coding sequence ATGCCGTACCGACGGCCTCCATGTCGTCCCCAGACACCAGCCGGCCTCGTGCCAGGAGCGGGCCTGTGTTTGCTGCTTTTGACCTGGGTGCTCTGGTTCTGGCTGCTCACCCCGGGCTCGGCCATCGCCGGCTCGCAGGTAGTGGTGGCCTCGTATGAAGGAGTGATCAACCCGGTGGCGGCGGAATATGTGCGCGATGCGCTCGACTATGCGTCGGCCGTCCAGGCGCAGGCGCTGATTCTCCAGCTCGATACCCCGGGGGGCCTCGACACCTCCATGCGCTCCATCATCAAGGACTTCACGGCTTCGCCGATTCCGGTCATCCTGTATGTCGCTCCGTCCGGAGGCCGGGCCGCGTCGGCCGGCGTGTTTCTCACGCTTGCCGCCCATCTCGCCGCCATGGCACCCGGCACGAATATCGGCGCCGCCCATCCGGTCGCGATGGGGGGCGGTGAAATGGACAAGACGATGAAGGAAAAGGTGGAGAACGATTCGGCCGCCTACATCAAATCCTTGGCCGAGCAGCATGGCCGCAACGTGAAATGGGCCGAGGACGCAGTGCGAAAGAGCGTCTCCGCGACTGAAAAGGAAGCGCTTTCCCTGAAGATCATCGATCTGGTGGCCGAGGACCTTCCTGCCCTGCTCAAGGCGATCGACGGACGGGCGGTGATGGTGGGCAACCGAAAGGTCACGCTCCACACGGCGCAGTCGTCCATGGAGCCCTTCTCCATGAGCCTGCGACTGCACATTCTCAAGACACTCAGCGATCCGAACATCGCCTATATCCTGATGACCTTGGGGACGGTCGGACTCCTCGCGGAACTCTACAACCCCGGCGCCATTCTGCCCGGTGTCGTGGGGGCGATCAGCTTGATTCTGGCCTTTTATTCCTTTCAGTCCCTACCGGTGAACTATGCCGGCGTCCTGCTGATTCTCCTGGGGATCGTGTTTTTCATCCTGGAAGCGTTGGTCGTGAGCTTCGGGATCTTGGCCATCGGGGGCGTGACCGCGATGGTGCTGGGCTCGCTGATGCTCATGAAGACCGACGCGGAGTTTCTTCAAATCTCCTGGTCGGTCATCATTCCGGTCGTGGCGGCCGCCGCGGGCCTCTCGCTGTTGATCGTCGGGGTCGGCCTGCGCGCCCTGCGGCGCAAGCCCATGACCGGTCTGGAAGAAATGATCGGCCTGGTGGGCGAGGCCAGGACGACGGTGGCTCCCCGCGGCCAGATCGTGATTCACGGCGAACTCTGGGACGCGGTCAGCGAAGTTCCGCTTCAACCGGGCGACGCCGCCGAAGTGACGCGCGTGGAGGGATTGCGCCTCCACGTGAAACCGGTTCTCCGGAGAAAAGAGGCATAA